One part of the Algibacter sp. L1A34 genome encodes these proteins:
- a CDS encoding DUF4271 domain-containing protein, producing the protein MIRAIPSNELFTILLFIGLVVIAIAKLIEPKRFKDFAFVVINSKYLNIYARDQKFFDKFDALLFGNLILSASVFGCIIYKYFYSISNISIDLMFKIAVGISVFILIKVLLERLLGSVFSMDELFDQYVFQKISYKNFLGLILLPIDGFLLYTLSPTAQLIYGFIGLLLLVNLIGLITSFKRHQNLIKNNLFYFILYLCALEIAPYLFLYKVLASK; encoded by the coding sequence GTGATTAGAGCAATACCATCAAACGAACTATTTACCATCCTATTATTTATAGGCTTGGTGGTAATCGCCATAGCGAAACTCATTGAACCTAAGCGATTTAAAGACTTTGCTTTTGTAGTGATAAACTCCAAATACCTCAATATTTATGCCCGAGATCAGAAATTTTTCGACAAATTTGACGCACTTCTATTTGGAAATCTAATACTATCAGCGTCGGTATTTGGTTGTATTATATATAAGTACTTCTATAGTATCTCAAATATCTCTATTGATTTAATGTTTAAAATAGCTGTCGGAATTTCTGTTTTTATATTAATAAAAGTACTACTAGAACGCCTTTTGGGTAGTGTTTTTTCTATGGACGAGCTCTTTGACCAATATGTTTTTCAAAAAATAAGTTACAAAAATTTTTTAGGCCTTATTTTACTGCCTATAGACGGCTTTTTACTTTATACGCTTTCGCCAACAGCACAGCTAATCTACGGCTTTATCGGGCTACTCCTTTTGGTGAATTTAATAGGGCTAATAACCTCATTTAAAAGACATCAAAATCTAATAAAAAACAACTTGTTTTATTTTATTTTGTATCTTTGCGCACTTGAAATCGCACCTTACTTATTTTTATATAAGGTTTTGGCTTCAAAATAA
- a CDS encoding DUF4296 domain-containing protein, whose protein sequence is MILKRFLTYLSIILLVTACYQFKEPKKPKNLISKENMVDILIDAKIVGSANMANKRIMESHGVDLESYVFEKHNIDSLQFALSNEYYTFHIKEYDEIYQKVKDSLEALKIFYKDLEEKEEAVVKEKRKQDSLQMLTTLKDSISNLKLHDSIKTRLKKEILLDSTLLVKKFKKILIENKSITDEALKKVENVDRETLSKIKSKLVKPISDKDVRSRE, encoded by the coding sequence ATGATTTTAAAGCGATTTCTAACATATTTAAGCATTATACTATTGGTAACAGCTTGTTATCAATTTAAAGAACCAAAAAAACCTAAGAATTTAATTTCTAAGGAAAACATGGTCGATATTTTAATCGATGCCAAAATAGTAGGCTCAGCAAATATGGCAAATAAACGTATTATGGAAAGCCATGGTGTGGATTTAGAAAGCTACGTATTTGAAAAACATAATATTGATAGCCTTCAATTTGCTTTAAGTAATGAGTATTATACTTTTCATATTAAGGAATACGACGAGATTTACCAAAAAGTAAAGGATAGTTTAGAAGCTTTAAAAATATTTTATAAAGACCTGGAAGAAAAGGAAGAAGCCGTGGTTAAAGAAAAACGGAAGCAAGATTCGTTACAGATGTTAACAACCTTAAAAGATTCTATTTCTAACCTAAAACTTCACGATTCTATTAAAACACGTCTGAAAAAAGAAATTTTATTAGACTCAACACTATTAGTTAAAAAGTTCAAAAAAATCTTAATAGAAAATAAATCTATAACAGACGAAGCGTTAAAAAAAGTAGAAAATGTGGATCGTGAAACACTTTCCAAGATAAAATCGAAATTAGTAAAACCTATTTCAGATAAAGACGTCCGGTCTCGCGAATAA
- a CDS encoding polyprenol monophosphomannose synthase — protein MKDSVVIIPTYNEIENIEAIIKAALSQSEANHVLVVDDNSPDLTALKVKELQDVFPNRLFLEVRKEKSGLGTAYIHGFKWAIDRKYDYIFEMDADFSHNPTDLIKLYNACAIEGAGVSIGSRYKTGVNVVNWPMNRVLMSYFASKYVSVITGMKIHDTTAGFVCYKREVLEAIDLNAIKFIGYAFQIEMKFKAYLKEFKIIEVPVIFTDRTKGVSKLSGGIISEAIFGVITMKLKSLFKK, from the coding sequence ATGAAGGATAGCGTTGTAATTATTCCAACATATAACGAAATAGAAAATATAGAGGCTATTATTAAGGCAGCGTTAAGTCAGTCGGAAGCAAATCATGTGCTTGTTGTTGATGATAACTCTCCGGATTTAACAGCTTTAAAGGTTAAGGAACTTCAAGATGTATTCCCTAATCGATTATTTTTGGAAGTTAGAAAAGAAAAATCGGGATTAGGCACTGCCTATATTCATGGTTTTAAATGGGCTATCGATAGAAAATATGATTATATTTTTGAAATGGATGCCGATTTTTCTCATAATCCAACAGATTTAATTAAATTATACAATGCTTGTGCGATCGAAGGAGCTGGTGTATCCATAGGGTCTCGCTATAAAACGGGTGTTAATGTTGTAAACTGGCCTATGAACCGGGTACTTATGTCGTATTTCGCATCGAAATATGTTAGCGTTATTACTGGAATGAAAATTCATGATACCACAGCCGGTTTTGTTTGTTATAAGCGAGAAGTGCTAGAAGCTATAGATTTAAATGCTATTAAGTTTATAGGTTATGCGTTTCAAATTGAAATGAAATTTAAAGCTTATTTAAAGGAATTTAAAATTATTGAAGTTCCTGTGATTTTTACTGATAGAACAAAAGGAGTTTCTAAATTAAGCGGCGGTATTATTTCCGAAGCTATTTTTGGAGTGATTACTATGAAACTAAAAAGTCTATTTAAAAAATAG
- a CDS encoding dihydroorotase, with translation MKQRTTLIKNAHIVTDGKTIKGDILIEGNYIKEINDSISAKSADVHVLDAEGKYVLPGAIDDQVHFREPGLTHKANIETESRAAIAGGITSFIEMPNTNPQTTTVEKLEEKFEIAAKTSYANYSFMFGGTNDNLEEILKVDPKSVAGLKLFLGSSTGNMLVDDPAVLENIFKSTDMVISVHCEDEATIKKNLQEYVDKFGDDIPVKYHPIIRSEEACYISSSKAIELAKKTGARLHVFHLSTGKETSLFSNKIPLKDKKITAEVCVHHLWFSDEDYEKKGTLIKWNPAVKTKEDREQLWEALLDDRIDVIATDHAPHTIDEKNNVYTKAPSGGPLVQHAMPAMLEMYHKGKISIEKVVEKMCHNPAILFQVEKRGYVKEGYFADLVLVDLNNPWTVKKDNILYKCGWSPFEGATFKSRITHTFLNGSMVYHNGKFSDVKAAKRLTFDR, from the coding sequence ATGAAACAAAGAACGACACTTATTAAAAACGCTCATATTGTTACCGATGGAAAAACAATAAAAGGCGATATACTAATTGAAGGTAATTATATCAAGGAGATTAACGATTCAATAAGTGCCAAATCAGCAGATGTACATGTGCTTGATGCAGAAGGTAAGTATGTTTTACCTGGTGCTATAGATGATCAGGTTCATTTTAGAGAACCAGGTTTAACGCATAAAGCTAATATAGAAACAGAATCTAGAGCAGCTATAGCTGGTGGTATTACTTCGTTTATTGAAATGCCTAATACTAATCCGCAAACTACAACGGTAGAAAAACTAGAAGAAAAATTCGAAATTGCCGCAAAAACATCATACGCGAATTACTCATTTATGTTTGGTGGAACTAACGATAATTTAGAAGAAATTTTAAAGGTTGATCCAAAATCGGTGGCCGGATTAAAATTGTTTTTAGGTTCCTCTACAGGGAATATGTTAGTAGACGATCCAGCAGTTTTAGAAAATATTTTTAAAAGCACCGATATGGTAATTTCGGTACACTGTGAAGATGAAGCTACAATAAAAAAGAATTTACAAGAATATGTTGATAAATTTGGTGATGATATTCCTGTAAAATATCATCCTATTATTAGAAGTGAGGAAGCTTGCTATATCTCATCATCAAAAGCGATAGAATTAGCAAAGAAAACAGGAGCAAGATTGCATGTTTTTCATCTATCTACAGGAAAGGAAACTAGCTTGTTTAGTAATAAAATACCTTTAAAAGATAAAAAAATAACAGCCGAAGTTTGTGTACATCACCTTTGGTTTAGTGATGAAGATTACGAGAAAAAAGGAACACTAATTAAGTGGAATCCTGCCGTGAAAACTAAAGAAGATCGTGAGCAACTTTGGGAAGCCTTACTAGACGATCGTATCGATGTTATAGCAACCGACCATGCACCACATACTATAGACGAGAAAAATAACGTTTATACAAAAGCGCCATCGGGTGGGCCATTAGTGCAACATGCTATGCCTGCTATGTTAGAAATGTATCATAAAGGAAAAATTTCTATTGAAAAGGTTGTTGAAAAAATGTGTCATAATCCAGCTATTTTATTTCAAGTAGAAAAACGTGGTTATGTGAAGGAAGGCTATTTTGCCGATTTAGTTTTGGTAGATTTAAACAACCCATGGACAGTAAAAAAAGACAATATTTTATATAAATGTGGTTGGTCTCCGTTTGAAGGCGCTACATTTAAATCTAGAATAACACACACCTTTTTAAACGGATCTATGGTTTACCATAACGGTAAATTTAGCGACGTAAAAGCAGCAAAACGATTAACTTTCGATAGATGA
- a CDS encoding NAD-dependent epimerase/dehydratase family protein, translating into MILVTGGTGLVGAHLLYKLTSQKEKVRAIYRSEHKLRLVKNVFASLGANSETLFTSIEWVEADILNIPELLEAFFGVTHVYHCAALVSFEPNKYHLLRRTNIDGTANIVNLCLSENIKKLCYVSSIATLGSELNNKPISEETIWNPEDDNSAYAITKYGAEMEVWRGTQEGLDAVIVNPGVILGSGFWDNGTGNLFKKAKKGFPFYTSGTIALVTVDDVVRAMTTLMNSDITNERFVLVAEHWTYKRFLETLATAVNGKLPKKLAPSWLLNIGWQLDWFKTKLTGMRRQLTSNLVRTLSTDTQYNSDKIKTALNFKFKAVDDVIRETGRLYLK; encoded by the coding sequence ATGATTTTAGTTACGGGTGGTACGGGTTTAGTTGGAGCACATTTACTGTATAAATTAACTAGCCAAAAGGAAAAGGTTAGAGCTATTTACAGGAGTGAGCACAAGTTACGGTTGGTTAAAAATGTGTTTGCATCTTTAGGCGCTAATTCTGAAACGCTTTTTACCTCTATCGAATGGGTTGAGGCGGATATTTTGAATATCCCTGAGCTGCTTGAAGCTTTTTTTGGTGTTACACATGTATATCATTGTGCGGCATTAGTTTCTTTCGAACCGAATAAATACCATCTTTTACGACGAACAAATATTGATGGAACTGCCAATATTGTTAACTTATGCTTATCTGAAAATATTAAAAAACTATGCTATGTGAGCTCGATTGCCACATTAGGCAGTGAATTAAATAATAAACCTATTAGCGAAGAAACGATTTGGAACCCTGAGGATGATAATAGTGCTTATGCTATTACTAAATATGGTGCTGAAATGGAAGTTTGGCGCGGTACTCAGGAAGGTTTAGATGCTGTTATTGTAAATCCTGGAGTAATTTTAGGTTCTGGTTTTTGGGACAATGGTACTGGTAATTTATTTAAGAAAGCTAAAAAAGGATTTCCGTTTTATACTTCGGGAACTATTGCTCTAGTTACGGTTGATGATGTGGTGCGAGCCATGACTACTTTAATGAATAGCGATATTACTAATGAGCGTTTTGTTTTGGTGGCCGAACATTGGACTTACAAACGCTTTTTAGAAACTTTAGCTACAGCCGTTAATGGAAAACTGCCTAAAAAACTAGCGCCAAGTTGGTTGCTAAATATAGGTTGGCAATTAGATTGGTTTAAAACAAAACTTACGGGTATGCGTAGGCAATTAACTAGTAATTTAGTACGCACGCTATCTACCGATACGCAGTACAATAGCGATAAAATAAAAACAGCTTTAAATTTTAAATTTAAAGCTGTTGATGATGTTATTCGCGAGACCGGACGTCTTTATCTGAAATAG
- a CDS encoding DUF1569 domain-containing protein — MSVILTKILFKIKQNISFKDEINTEISKSTVGWQLDHAIKVFNAVIEQAINSNPEDYKTSFNFKRSVLFRLGFLPRGKARAPKAVLPPETILEANIEAQFQKAYANLKKIELLPETAFFNHHIFGVLNKKQTLRFIEIHTNHHLKIIRDILDK; from the coding sequence ATGAGTGTGATTTTAACAAAAATATTATTTAAAATAAAACAGAACATTTCGTTTAAAGATGAAATTAATACTGAAATTTCAAAATCTACAGTGGGTTGGCAATTAGATCACGCCATAAAAGTGTTTAATGCTGTAATTGAGCAAGCTATAAATTCGAATCCAGAAGATTATAAAACAAGCTTTAATTTTAAACGATCGGTGTTATTTAGATTAGGCTTCTTGCCTAGAGGAAAAGCTAGAGCTCCGAAAGCCGTTTTACCTCCTGAAACCATTTTAGAAGCCAATATAGAAGCGCAATTTCAAAAAGCTTACGCTAACCTTAAAAAAATTGAATTATTACCTGAAACTGCTTTTTTTAATCATCATATTTTTGGTGTACTGAATAAAAAACAAACACTTCGTTTTATAGAAATACATACTAACCATCATTTAAAAATTATTCGTGATATTTTAGATAAATAA